The following proteins are co-located in the Neodiprion virginianus isolate iyNeoVirg1 chromosome 6, iyNeoVirg1.1, whole genome shotgun sequence genome:
- the LOC124307097 gene encoding phosphatidylinositol 4-kinase type 2-alpha isoform X1 gives MSDSEQRQLHVPYREYQSKNNNNSNLVETDALVDLSLTLDSNQQTFVVPPELVPDVEFIPGLSNDQTPIIDSPGIDRESQPLLGRLELDVTFNRFPDDPQFSELVWQAECAIDHGIFPDRIYQGSSGSYFVKNPANKIIGVFKPKDEEPYGRLNPKWTKWMHKLCCPCCFGRSCLIPNQGYLSEAGASLVDRKLGLGVVPNTRVVKLVSETFYYPRIDRQKARMKRAIMEAMPIVGSHFNRIGLPPKIGSFQCFVDSYKDADYWLRRWENEPLPPRLARQFQLQFERLVVLDYIIRNTDRGNDNWLIRYDAGGKTEAEPGEVKIAAIDNGLAFPFKHPDSWRAYPYHWAWLSQAKEPFSEATRELVLPQLSDHNFVQDLCDDLHQLFKQDKGFDKHHFDKQMSVMRGQILNLQQALKDSKSPVQLVQMPAVIVEKAKGGNGGPKLFSFSDNFTQRFQNKSPFFSWC, from the exons ATGAGCGACTCCGAACAGCGGCAGCTGCACGTGCCTTACCGAGAATACCAAAGCAAGAACAACAATAATTCTAACCTCGTCGAGACTGACGCTTTGGTCGATCTCTCTCTCACCCTCGATTCGAATCAGCAGACTTTTGTCGTTCCTCCAGAACTTGTACCGGACGTTGAATTCATACCAGGACTGAGCAACGATCAAACTCCAATCATTGATTCCCCAGGCATCGATCGGGAGAGCCAGCCTCTCCTCGGTCGTCTGGAGCTCGATGTCACCTTCAACCGTTTTCCAG atgatCCACAGTTTTCAGAACTTGTTTGGCAAGCCGAGTGTGCAATAGACCATGGAATTTTTCCAGATAGAATTTACCAGGGCTCGAGTGGTAgttattttgttaaaaatccaGCTAAT AAAATAATTGGAGTGTTCAAACCAAAAGATGAGGAGCCCTATGGAAGATTGAATCCCAAGTGGACAAAATGGATGCACAAATTGTGTTGTCCTTGCTGCTTTGGACGAAGCTGCTTAATCCCTAATCAAGGGTACCTTAGTGAAGCAGGAGCCAGTCTTGTCGACAGAAAATTGGGTCTAGGTGTTGTACCTAATACCAGAGTTGTCAAGCTGGTCAGCGAAACATTCTATTACCCTCGTATAGACCGGCAAAAGGCGCGAATGAAACGTGCAATAATGGAAGCTATGCCAATAGTTGGTTCACATTTCAATCGCATTGGCTTACCCCCTAAAATCGGATCCTTTCAATGCTTTGTAGACAGTTATAAAGATGCAGATTACTGGCTACGCAGGTGGGAAAACGAACCGTTGCCTCCCCGTCTTGCACGTCAGTTTCAACTCCAATTTGAACGACTGGTAGTTTTGGATTATATCATTCGCAACACCGACCGAG GAAATGATAATTGGCTTATTCGATATGACGCTGGTGGAAAAACTGAAGCAGAGCCCGGTGAAGTTAAGATAGCGGCTATAGATAATGGATTGGCATTTCCATTTAAGCATCCTGACTCTTGGAGGGCATATCCTTACCATTGGGCATGGCTTAGTCAAGCCAAAGAACCTTTTAGTGAGGCTACACGAGAATTAGTCCTCCCTCAACTATCTGACCACAACTTTGTCCAAGATCTCTGCGATGATCTGcatcaattattcaaa CAGGACAAGGGATTTGATAAACATCACTTCGATAAGCAAATGAGTGTGATGCGAGGTCAGATTCTCAATTTGCAACAGGCGCTTAAAGATTCCAAAAGCCCTGTACAACTTGTGCAAATGCCAGCTGTCATTGTTGAaaa AGCTAAAGGCGGTAATGGTGGGCCGAAGCTGTTTTCCTTTTCCGACAATTTTACACAACGCTTCCAGAACAAGAGCCCTTTCTTCTCCTGGTGCTGA
- the LOC124307097 gene encoding phosphatidylinositol 4-kinase type 2-alpha isoform X2, whose translation MSDSEQRQLHVPYREYQSKNNNNSNLVETDALVDLSLTLDSNQQTFVVPPELVPDVEFIPGLSNDQTPIIDSPGIDRESQPLLGRLELDVTFNRFPDDPQFSELVWQAECAIDHGIFPDRIYQGSSGSYFVKNPANKIIGVFKPKDEEPYGRLNPKWTKWMHKLCCPCCFGRSCLIPNQGYLSEAGASLVDRKLGLGVVPNTRVVKLVSETFYYPRIDRQKARMKRAIMEAMPIVGSHFNRIGLPPKIGSFQCFVDSYKDADYWLRRWENEPLPPRLARQFQLQFERLVVLDYIIRNTDRGNDNWLIRYDAGGKTEAEPGEVKIAAIDNGLAFPFKHPDSWRAYPYHWAWLSQAKEPFSEATRELVLPQLSDHNFVQDLCDDLHQLFKDKGFDKHHFDKQMSVMRGQILNLQQALKDSKSPVQLVQMPAVIVEKAKGGNGGPKLFSFSDNFTQRFQNKSPFFSWC comes from the exons ATGAGCGACTCCGAACAGCGGCAGCTGCACGTGCCTTACCGAGAATACCAAAGCAAGAACAACAATAATTCTAACCTCGTCGAGACTGACGCTTTGGTCGATCTCTCTCTCACCCTCGATTCGAATCAGCAGACTTTTGTCGTTCCTCCAGAACTTGTACCGGACGTTGAATTCATACCAGGACTGAGCAACGATCAAACTCCAATCATTGATTCCCCAGGCATCGATCGGGAGAGCCAGCCTCTCCTCGGTCGTCTGGAGCTCGATGTCACCTTCAACCGTTTTCCAG atgatCCACAGTTTTCAGAACTTGTTTGGCAAGCCGAGTGTGCAATAGACCATGGAATTTTTCCAGATAGAATTTACCAGGGCTCGAGTGGTAgttattttgttaaaaatccaGCTAAT AAAATAATTGGAGTGTTCAAACCAAAAGATGAGGAGCCCTATGGAAGATTGAATCCCAAGTGGACAAAATGGATGCACAAATTGTGTTGTCCTTGCTGCTTTGGACGAAGCTGCTTAATCCCTAATCAAGGGTACCTTAGTGAAGCAGGAGCCAGTCTTGTCGACAGAAAATTGGGTCTAGGTGTTGTACCTAATACCAGAGTTGTCAAGCTGGTCAGCGAAACATTCTATTACCCTCGTATAGACCGGCAAAAGGCGCGAATGAAACGTGCAATAATGGAAGCTATGCCAATAGTTGGTTCACATTTCAATCGCATTGGCTTACCCCCTAAAATCGGATCCTTTCAATGCTTTGTAGACAGTTATAAAGATGCAGATTACTGGCTACGCAGGTGGGAAAACGAACCGTTGCCTCCCCGTCTTGCACGTCAGTTTCAACTCCAATTTGAACGACTGGTAGTTTTGGATTATATCATTCGCAACACCGACCGAG GAAATGATAATTGGCTTATTCGATATGACGCTGGTGGAAAAACTGAAGCAGAGCCCGGTGAAGTTAAGATAGCGGCTATAGATAATGGATTGGCATTTCCATTTAAGCATCCTGACTCTTGGAGGGCATATCCTTACCATTGGGCATGGCTTAGTCAAGCCAAAGAACCTTTTAGTGAGGCTACACGAGAATTAGTCCTCCCTCAACTATCTGACCACAACTTTGTCCAAGATCTCTGCGATGATCTGcatcaattattcaaa GACAAGGGATTTGATAAACATCACTTCGATAAGCAAATGAGTGTGATGCGAGGTCAGATTCTCAATTTGCAACAGGCGCTTAAAGATTCCAAAAGCCCTGTACAACTTGTGCAAATGCCAGCTGTCATTGTTGAaaa AGCTAAAGGCGGTAATGGTGGGCCGAAGCTGTTTTCCTTTTCCGACAATTTTACACAACGCTTCCAGAACAAGAGCCCTTTCTTCTCCTGGTGCTGA
- the LOC124307095 gene encoding exonuclease 3'-5' domain-containing protein 2, which translates to MFQFRKDNIFFVCMTVGLALVASKYRNNVLRSLRQFCQNVFLFNKNLSIEDRNFYVESDKVILVKSPEKCDYALQRIRHELSDGVLGFDCEWVNDERVSLLQLATSNGLCVLFRLDKIGYVPGKLKELLSNKRVLKVGVAPFDDGRKLTRDFGCHVYGTLDLREHARRLGIANATGLAALCKEYLGIEMDKNAAVRRSNWNADSLTKEQINYAASDAFAAVLIYHQMLNRAQQQRSLWGNFVINLKNIWDQSNEDKLLNLPQGELDMRFRANPNNLIQKNNQETNNTNLKIKNKSTVVTRNKPLYHNCYLQAPDGDTLCTCDHKKATWYVEKGLGTVVQEEPYTVRLKFEPSGRAQGEVGRYYTQVKINRCVVCGATDKFIRKNVVPREYRKYFPVVMKEHQSHDVLLLCPTCHQISNMQDIRMRKRLAEMCDAPLSGPSISVDDAYQSHWRRLRSAVRALRKESSLPNQRRLILESHVSELTGHKEITPQLLDELDQQIKATQPSVSVQTGRTPHGLKVVEHFESQPGGLVELEQLWREHFLSAMEPKYMPELWSVCHNQERLLIRLQQRRIEPQDAKLAGILENDQKISCHA; encoded by the exons atgtttcaatttcgCAAAGATAACATATTTTTCGTGTGTATGACAGTAGGATTGGCTCTCGTTGCTTCTAAGTACCGTAACAACGTGCTGCGAAGCTTGAGGCAGTTCTGCCAGAACGTATtcctttttaataaaaatttaagtaTCGAAGATAGAAACTTTTACGTCGAGTCAGATAAAGTGATTTTGGTAAAATCCCCTGAGAAATGCGATTACGCCTTGCAGCGTATTCGTCA tgaATTATCAGACGGAGTGTTGGGATTTGATTGCGAATGGGTCAATGATGAACGTGTTTCCTTGTTGCAATTGGCTACTTCCAACGGACTGTGTGTCCTTTTCCGCCTCGACAAAATCGGCTATGTTCCCGGCAAGCTTAAG GAATTGTTGTCGAACAAGCGCGTACTCAAGGTTGGAGTGGCACCCTTCGACGATGGAAGGAAGTTGACCAGAGATTTCGGCTGTCATGTGTACGGAACTCTGGATCTTAGAGAACATGCCAGAAGACTAGGCATTGCCAATGCAACAGGATTAGCCGCACTCTGCAAGGAGTATTTGGGCATAGAAATGGACAAAAATGCAGCAGTGAGACGCAGCAACTGGAACGCTGATTCTCTCACTAAGGAACAAATTAATTATGCCGCGTCCGATGCATTTGCCGCAGTCCTAATTTATCACCaa ATGCTGAACAGAGCCCAACAACAACGGTCTTTATGGGGTAACTTTGTTATAAATCTAAAGAATATTTGGGATCAGTCCAATGAGGACAAACTGCTTAATCTACCGCAGGGAGAGCTAGATATGAG GTTCAGGGCTAACCCAAACAacttaattcaaaaaaataatcaggaAACTAATAACACCAACTTGAAAATCAAGAACAAATCGACCGTAGTGACGAGAAACAAACCACTGTATCATAATTGTTATTTGCAAGCACCAGACGGTGATACGTTGTGTACTTGTGATCACAAAAAAGCGACATGGTACGTTGAGAAGGGACTGGGAACCGTGGTGCAGGAGGAACCCTACACTGTAAGATTAAAATTCGAACCGTCCGGAAGAGCCCAGGGCGAAGTTGGACGATATTATACGCAGGTCAAGATAAACCGTTGCGTTGTTTGTGGAGCGACGGATAAATTCATAAGAAAAAACGTCGTACCTAGAGAATATCGAAAATACTTTCCTG TGGTCATGAAGGAACATCAGTCTCACGACGTATTACTGCTTTGCCCGACTTGTCATCAAATTAGTAACATGCAAGATATTCGTATGCGAAAGCGATTAGCTGAAATGTGCGACGCCCCGTTATCTGGACCATCCATAAGTGTAGATGATGCCTACCAAAGCCATTGGAGAAGACTCCGTTCTGCTGTACGAGCTCTTCGGAAAGAGTCTAGTCTTCCCAATCAGAGACGTCTGATATTGGAATCACACGTTTCTGAACTAACTGGACATAAGGAAATAACGCCGCAGTTACTGGATGAGCTTGATCAGCAAATAAAAGCAACGCAGCCCTCAGTATCTGTGCAAACGGGTCGTACGCCACACGGGTTGAAG GTTGTAGAGCATTTTGAAAGTCAACCTGGCGGTCTTGTCGAGTTGGAACAGCTTTGGAGAGAGCACTTTTTATCAGCAATGGAGCCAAAGTATATGCCCGAATTGTGGTCAGTCTGCCACAATCAGGAGCGTCTACTAATCCGTCTACAACAACGCAGGATAGAACCACAAGATGCGAAATTGGCCGGGATACTTGAAAACGACCAAAAGATCAGCTGCCATGCGTAA
- the LOC124307109 gene encoding mitochondrial import inner membrane translocase subunit Tim16, whose protein sequence is MAKYLAQIIVLGTQVVGRAFARALRQEISASQEAAKRAGGGAQGRERAAANARTGLTLDEALRIMNMESLKDKEALERNYKYLMEANDKSKGGSFYLQSKVFRAKERIDEELKNQEPPGPDPHKKSKET, encoded by the coding sequence ATGGCTAAATACCTGGCGCAGATAATCGTCCTGGGAACACAGGTCGTGGGTCGAGCATTTGCGCGTGCTCTTCGTCAGGAAATATCGGCTAGCCAAGAGGCAGCTAAGAGAGCTGGCGGCGGTGCTCAAGGTAGAGAAAGAGCTGCCGCGAACGCCAGGACTGGTCTAACTTTGGATGAGGCGCTGCGCATCATGAACATGGAGAGTCTCAAGGACAAGGAAGCGTTGGAAcgtaattacaaatatttaatgGAGGCTAACGACAAGTCGAAAGGTGGATCGTTCTATCTTCAGTCAAAAGTCTTCAGAGCCAAGGAACGCATAGACGAAGAATTGAAGAATCAGGAACCACCTGGCCCTGACCCTcataaaaaaagcaaagaaactTAG